The sequence GGGGGACCTGCCGCGGCTCCTGGACCGCGCGATGCGGCAGACCGTGCAGCGCTCGCTCGTCGTCGTGGTGACGGACGAGGCGCGGCCCGACGAGGCGGCGCGCGCGGCCCTCGCGCGGCTCCGCACCCGGCACGCGGTGCTCGTCGTGCAGGTCGCCGACGCGGACGCGTTCGCCTGGGACGTCGCGGCCGGCCCTCCGGGGCGGCTCGTCGGCTCGTCGTCGGCGCGCGAGCGCGGACGCCCGACGAGGGTGCGGCGCGGGACGGTCGTCGACGCCGAGTCCGGCGCGGTCCTCCCCGGCCTGCTGCGCGGCCGACGCCGTGCGGTCGAGGCCGCCCACCGCGCGCGCGTCGCGCGCCACGACCGCACCACCGCGCTGCTCGCGTCGCTCGGCATCCCGTCGGTCGTGGTCGAGGGCACGCACGACGCGCTGGACGAGTTCGTCGCCCTGCTCGAGAGGCAGCGCCGTGGGGGCCGCTGAGATCGCCGACCCGGTCGCCTACGCCTGGTACTGGACGCCGATCGGGGTGCTCCTGCTGCTGTCGGTCGTGTGGCTGCCGGTGCTGATCGTGCTCCTGACGCGGCGCCGTCCGGGCGACCGGCCGCCCGCGCCGCGGCCCGCGCCGACGCCGCCCGCGGCGGCCACCCCCACCGACCCGTACGCCGCCGCGCGCGCGGCGCACCTGGCGCGGATCGACGACCTCGAGCGGCGGGTGCGTGCCGGCGAGATCGACACGCGCGGCCTCGCCCTGGGCCTGCGGGACGTGCTGCGGGACTTCGCGGCCGTGCGCACGGGCGCGGCGACCGCCGCGATGACCGAGGCCGACGCGCGCCGGGACCCGCGCGTCGCGCGCATCGTCTCGCTGCTCGAGCGCACCACCAGCCCCGCGTTCGGGCCGGTCTCCCGCGGCAGCGGCAAGGTGGCGCTGCGCGACGCGCGGCAGGTGGTGACGACGTGGTGAGCGCGACGAGCTGGCCCGCCTGGGGCGTGCCCGCGGCGGTGACGCTCCGGCCGTGGGCGTTCACGGCGGTCGCGGCGCTGGTCGTCGTCGGCGTGCTCGTCGGGCTCCTGCGGCGGCACCGGCGCGGGGTGCGGGTGGCCAACGTCGACGGCCTCCTGCGCGAGCCGGCGCTGCGCGGGTGGCTCGTGCGGTACCGCGTCCTGCGCGTGCTCGGCGCCCTCGCGATCCTGGCGGCCGCGGGGGCCTGCGCCGTGGTCGTGGCGCAGCCGCAGCGGGTGGAGACGCGTCCGCAGGTGCTGGCGAACCGGGACATCGTGCTGTGCCTCGACGTGTCCGGCTCGATGCTCCCGTACGGCGAGCAGGTGGTGGAGACGTTCGAGACGGCCGTCGACTCGTTCGAGGGCGAGCGCATCGCGCTGTCCGTCTGGAACTCCACCTCGCGCACCGTCTTCCCGCTGACCGACGACTACGACCTGGTGCGCCGGGAGCTCGAGACCGCGCGGCTCGCGATGCGCGACGCCGTGACGCTCTCGGAGGGTGGTGACGTCGACGACGTCGACGCCGTGCTCGACTTCTTCGCCGGGACGGACGGCATCGACGGCGAGGCCTCCTTGATCGGCGACGGCCTCGCGACGTGCGCGCTCGCGTTCGACCAGGTCGCGGTGGACCGCTCGCGCTCCGTGCTGCTCGCGACCGACAACTATCTGGCGGGCGAGCCCGTGTACTCGCTCGAGCAGGCCGCGGACCTCACGGTCGCGCGCGGGGCCGAGGTCTACGCGCTGTACCCGGCCGACGAGGGCGTCGTGGACGGCGACGGCGCCCAGCTGCGGGTGGTGGCGGAGCAGACCGGCGGGCGGATGTTCGTCGTGACGGAGCCGGGGGCG is a genomic window of Cellulomonas fulva containing:
- a CDS encoding vWA domain-containing protein, translating into MSATSWPAWGVPAAVTLRPWAFTAVAALVVVGVLVGLLRRHRRGVRVANVDGLLREPALRGWLVRYRVLRVLGALAILAAAGACAVVVAQPQRVETRPQVLANRDIVLCLDVSGSMLPYGEQVVETFETAVDSFEGERIALSVWNSTSRTVFPLTDDYDLVRRELETARLAMRDAVTLSEGGDVDDVDAVLDFFAGTDGIDGEASLIGDGLATCALAFDQVAVDRSRSVLLATDNYLAGEPVYSLEQAADLTVARGAEVYALYPADEGVVDGDGAQLRVVAEQTGGRMFVVTEPGAVDEVVADVQAHQQVQMDADPQRVVVDDEDGWITALAVLTALVVLVGWRLRS